In the genome of Cryptomeria japonica chromosome 8, Sugi_1.0, whole genome shotgun sequence, one region contains:
- the LOC131048777 gene encoding pathogenesis-related thaumatin-like protein 3.5: protein MSIVGIIVLLTVINGAWAVTFTLVNNCEYTVWPGFLSNGGVAALGTTGFELPASTSRVVETPAKWSGRMWGRTGCSFDSQGKGKCATGDCGGQLQCGGAGADPPATLAEFAVDPVTQDFYDVSLVDGYNLPILVVATGGTGSCLSTGCINDINRNCPTELQIDDGVSRVGTGGGNVLACKSACGAFDRPEYCCSGAYANPDTCKPSTYSQVFKAACPRAYSYAFDDRTSTFTCTAADYTVTFCPTVAMASQKLNTPPASSGTAYGESAVTSLSTSLSMSMSMCIIMIIFTFSSLLIISVRD from the exons ATGTCTATTGTGGGGATTATTGTATTACTCACTGTCATAAACG GAGCGTGGGCGGTCACCTTTACGCTGGTGAACAACTGTGAATATACAGTCTGGCCCGGTTTCCTATCAAACGGGGGCGTAGCGGCACTGGGAACAACCGGTTTCGAACTTCCGGCGAGTACGAGCAGAGTGGTGGAGACGCCGGCAAAATGGTCGGGCAGAATGTGGGGCCGTACGGGCTGCAGTTTCGACTCGCAGGGCAAAGGCAAGTGCGCTACGGGCGATTGCGGCGGGCAGTTGCAGTGCGGCGGCGCCGGCGCAGATCCGCCGGCGACGCTCGCCGAATTCGCCGTCGACCCGGTTACACAGGATTTCTACGATGTCAGTCTGGTGGACGGCTATAATCTTCCCATTTTAGTGGTCGCCACCGGCGGAACCGGGTCCTGCCTTTCTACTGGCTGTATCAATGATATTAACCGGAATTGTCCTACTGAGCTTCAGATTGATGACGGCGTTAGTCGTGTTGGTACCGGCGGCGGTAATGTTTTAGCCTGTAAGAGTGCCTGCGGGGCTTTCGATAGGCCTGAGTATTGCTGCAGTGGTGCTTATGCGAATCCCGACACGTGTAAGCCGTCGACTTACTCCCAGGTGTTTAAGGCTGCTTGTCCTCGTGCTTACAGCTACGCTTTCGATGACCGGACTAGCACGTTTACCTGCACGGCTGCCGACTATACCGTCACCTTCTGTCCCACCGTCGCCATGGCCAG TCAAAAGCTAAACACTCCGCCTGCGAGCAGCGGCACAGCTTATGGTGAAAGTGCAGTAACGTCATTGTCAACGTCATTGTCAATGTCAATGTCAAtgtgtattattatgattatttttactttttcttcctTACTAATAATTTCAGTAAGGGACTAG